In bacterium, a genomic segment contains:
- a CDS encoding lysophospholipid acyltransferase family protein, translating into MTMYNLEQSKRFHQQVKSLSSYVTPRAGAPLRLGPLEWLRAVCFHTRILWLYYVGKIMIRRGVFDAAGYANRSWKALYVTEAVGGRVEVNGLEHLANTPGPVVIVGNHMSSLETIVLPCFILPFKEVAFVVKQSLRTHFAFGPIMCAVKHIAVSRENPREDLKRVLSEGADLIRQGVTVVIFPQATRSVEFDLEGFNTLGIKLAARAGVPVIPLALKTDFMANGKWVKDAGYVYPGRPIRLEFGPPIKVEGNGREAHAAVVNFIVTHLKAWGGKIKGSLS; encoded by the coding sequence ATGACCATGTATAATCTCGAACAATCTAAACGGTTTCATCAGCAAGTTAAGTCATTGTCGAGTTATGTGACGCCCCGGGCGGGGGCGCCCTTGAGATTGGGGCCCCTGGAATGGCTGCGGGCGGTCTGTTTTCATACGCGCATTCTCTGGCTCTATTATGTTGGCAAAATCATGATCCGGCGGGGCGTCTTTGATGCCGCGGGTTATGCCAACCGCTCCTGGAAAGCGCTGTATGTGACTGAAGCGGTGGGGGGGCGGGTTGAAGTGAACGGTCTTGAGCATCTGGCCAACACCCCGGGGCCGGTGGTGATCGTCGGGAATCATATGAGTTCGCTGGAAACCATTGTGCTGCCCTGCTTTATTCTTCCTTTCAAGGAAGTGGCGTTTGTCGTGAAGCAGAGCCTGCGGACGCATTTCGCCTTCGGGCCGATCATGTGCGCGGTGAAGCATATTGCCGTCAGCCGTGAGAATCCGCGTGAAGATTTGAAACGGGTGTTGAGCGAGGGGGCTGACTTGATCCGGCAGGGGGTGACGGTGGTCATTTTTCCCCAGGCGACCCGGTCGGTCGAATTTGATCTGGAGGGGTTTAACACCCTGGGGATCAAACTGGCGGCCCGGGCCGGGGTGCCGGTGATCCCGCTGGCGCTGAAGACCGATTTTATGGCGAATGGCAAATGGGTCAAGGATGCCGGCTATGTTTACCCCGGGCGTCCCATCCGTCTTGAATTCGGTCCCCCGATCAAGGTGGAGGGCAATGGCCGGGAGGCACATGCCGCCGTGGTGAATTTCATTGTCACCCACCTGAAGGCCTGGGGTGGAAAAATCAAAGGATCGTTATCATGA
- the dinB gene encoding DNA polymerase IV, whose product MTPLLTILHVDMDAFYAAIEALDHPEWRGLPLVVGSPPDQRGVVATCSYEARRFGIHSAMPSRTAGKLCPHAIFVPPRMERYAEISAQIMIIFEEFTPFVEPLSLDEAFMDVRGALRLWGDAVTIAREVKGRIKTRLGLTASVGVAPNKFLAKMASDMNKPDGITVVPVTEPEIMAFLAPLPVTKMWGIGKVTGAHLEKEGLKVIGQLQALDMRTMERLFGKAGAADMADLARGRDSRPVITHWEEKSISNEHTFSEDETDSERVRQRLLELTEEVGGRLRKSGKLAKTAQIKLRFGDFSTITRQLSFPAALNSDRELIAAAMTLFEREHVVRPIRLVGFGVSHLVTPDQTVPAQQELFTDLAGQAQSTRNKKLDQAVDALRHSFGSDAIKRGKWE is encoded by the coding sequence GTGACTCCGCTCTTAACCATTCTGCATGTGGATATGGATGCCTTCTATGCCGCCATTGAGGCGCTGGATCATCCTGAGTGGCGGGGGCTCCCTCTGGTGGTCGGCTCTCCGCCGGATCAACGTGGCGTGGTCGCCACCTGTTCCTATGAGGCCCGCCGGTTCGGGATCCATTCCGCCATGCCCTCGCGCACCGCCGGGAAGCTCTGTCCGCATGCCATTTTTGTTCCGCCCCGGATGGAGCGCTATGCCGAAATCTCGGCTCAGATTATGATCATTTTTGAGGAATTCACTCCGTTTGTTGAACCGCTTTCCCTGGATGAGGCCTTCATGGATGTCCGCGGGGCGCTGCGATTGTGGGGGGATGCCGTAACGATCGCCCGGGAGGTGAAGGGGCGCATCAAGACCCGGCTCGGACTGACCGCTTCCGTGGGAGTGGCTCCCAATAAATTCCTGGCCAAAATGGCCAGCGACATGAACAAGCCGGATGGGATCACCGTGGTCCCGGTGACCGAGCCCGAGATTATGGCGTTCCTGGCCCCGCTCCCTGTGACCAAAATGTGGGGGATCGGCAAGGTGACGGGCGCCCATCTGGAAAAGGAAGGCCTGAAGGTGATCGGTCAGTTGCAGGCCCTGGACATGAGGACGATGGAGCGTTTGTTCGGGAAAGCTGGCGCCGCGGATATGGCCGACCTGGCCCGGGGCCGTGATAGCCGGCCGGTGATCACTCACTGGGAAGAGAAGAGTATTTCCAATGAACACACCTTTTCAGAAGATGAAACGGATAGTGAGCGGGTCCGGCAACGCCTTCTCGAGTTGACGGAGGAGGTCGGGGGGCGTTTGCGCAAGTCCGGGAAGCTGGCCAAAACCGCCCAGATCAAACTCCGGTTCGGCGATTTCTCAACGATCACCCGGCAGCTCTCCTTTCCTGCGGCGCTCAATAGTGATCGCGAACTGATTGCCGCCGCTATGACCCTGTTTGAGCGTGAACACGTGGTGCGCCCCATCCGGCTGGTAGGCTTTGGGGTCAGCCATCTCGTCACCCCGGATCAGACCGTACCCGCCCAGCAGGAACTGTTTACGGATCTGGCCGGCCAGGCGCAGTCCACCCGCAACAAGAAACTGGATCAGGCTGTGGATGCCTTGCGCCACTCCTTCGGCAGTGACGCCATTAAACGCGGGAAATGGGAGTAA
- a CDS encoding 16S rRNA (uracil(1498)-N(3))-methyltransferase → MIPRCFVTPDVWKDDTITLSRDDSHHLTDVLRQEIGATVVVCDGLGGEASAVITARNAGIVTVWIVDRKRQAGAGVAITLIQAVPKSQKMDLIIQKATEMGVCAIRPVMTDRGVVRLEDERADHRTIRWQRIAFEAAKQCRTAWIPKVYPVAPLAALLERELALDALLIGSLEPESRPLKSCIHELRERHIGSVGLLIGPEGDFSPREYELAKKAGALPISYGSRVLRVETAALYGVSVLAYELLDDHV, encoded by the coding sequence CGTTGTTTTGTTACCCCCGATGTTTGGAAGGATGACACCATCACGCTGTCGCGTGATGATTCGCACCATTTAACGGATGTCTTGCGGCAGGAAATCGGTGCGACCGTCGTGGTATGCGATGGCCTGGGCGGAGAGGCCTCGGCGGTCATCACGGCCCGCAATGCCGGGATCGTGACGGTTTGGATCGTGGACCGGAAACGGCAGGCCGGGGCAGGGGTCGCCATCACGCTTATTCAGGCGGTCCCCAAATCCCAGAAAATGGATTTGATCATCCAGAAGGCGACGGAGATGGGGGTCTGTGCCATCCGGCCTGTAATGACGGACCGGGGCGTGGTCCGCCTGGAGGATGAGCGGGCTGATCATCGCACGATACGCTGGCAACGGATCGCGTTTGAAGCGGCCAAGCAATGCCGGACCGCTTGGATTCCGAAGGTGTACCCGGTGGCGCCGCTGGCCGCATTGCTGGAGCGGGAGCTGGCGCTGGATGCCTTGCTGATCGGTTCATTGGAGCCTGAAAGCCGTCCCTTGAAATCCTGTATTCATGAGTTACGGGAGCGCCATATTGGCTCGGTCGGCTTGTTGATCGGACCGGAAGGCGATTTTTCACCACGTGAATATGAGCTGGCCAAAAAAGCCGGAGCCCTGCCGATCAGCTATGGGTCCCGTGTGCTCAGGGTGGAGACGGCGGCGTTGTATGGGGTAAGTGTCCTGGCCTACGAGTTATTGGATGACCATGTATAA
- the rlmB gene encoding 23S rRNA (guanosine(2251)-2'-O)-methyltransferase RlmB, translated as MSNEPDIVYGRQPVCELLRAGRREVKRLLMANNVRRSSAAILQFLKLAEKRSLEIQSVALFELDRFCRGGNHQGVAAVVAEYPYVELSDVLEGAQVRKSPLLVLLVDHVQDPQNLGSMIRSADAAGVNGVIIPRHRAVMVTPAVVRASAGATEHVPVAQVVNLHQAMLTLKEEGVRLVGLEGSSDAVPYEEADLTGPIGIVVGSEEEGLGKLIRETCDVVVRLPMRGHVGSLNAAVAAAIALFEVRRQQGTVTAK; from the coding sequence ATGTCAAATGAACCTGATATTGTGTATGGGCGCCAGCCGGTATGTGAATTATTGCGGGCCGGGCGGCGTGAGGTGAAGCGCTTGCTGATGGCGAATAATGTCCGCCGCTCCTCCGCAGCCATCCTGCAGTTTCTCAAGCTGGCGGAAAAGCGTTCCCTGGAAATTCAATCGGTGGCCTTATTCGAGCTGGACCGGTTCTGCCGTGGCGGAAACCATCAGGGCGTCGCCGCCGTGGTGGCGGAGTACCCTTATGTCGAACTTTCGGACGTCCTGGAGGGGGCGCAGGTGCGCAAATCGCCCTTGCTGGTGCTGCTGGTGGATCATGTGCAGGATCCTCAGAATCTGGGGTCCATGATCCGTTCGGCTGATGCCGCCGGGGTGAATGGGGTGATCATCCCCCGCCATCGCGCGGTGATGGTGACTCCCGCGGTCGTCCGGGCCTCGGCCGGCGCCACCGAGCATGTGCCCGTGGCTCAGGTGGTGAACCTGCATCAGGCGATGTTGACGTTGAAGGAGGAGGGGGTTCGCCTGGTTGGGTTGGAGGGAAGCAGCGACGCGGTCCCCTATGAGGAGGCCGATCTGACGGGACCCATCGGGATCGTTGTGGGGAGCGAGGAGGAGGGGCTGGGCAAGTTGATCCGGGAAACCTGCGACGTGGTGGTCCGGCTTCCGATGCGGGGCCATGTGGGGTCCCTCAACGCCGCGGTGGCCGCCGCCATCGCCCTGTTTGAAGTCCGGCGCCAGCAAGGGACGGTTACTGCGAAATGA
- a CDS encoding SurA N-terminal domain-containing protein, protein MMIMKFNKMIRNKVVWWIIGGIVIITFVGWFSPRGGCDRARPANDIGSLDGKPVTDAELRHARFNTYLNVCLMMGRIPTITPMMDRELRSMAWRRIAALRAAQELKLTASLEEVLAAITTDPQFQDEGRFNPQRYQVFCRDALSRLNATPQQFEQQLRENIILQKLHNITASAIWLSPSELRRMASRYADSFKLEYVNIATNLIPATAVTLTDRNLNSYYTAHSNEFLVPAKVSVRYLQLPISNYLSKVTDKVDTNTVEDYYLAHTDDYSTTGTNDVKVVKPLEAVSQEISNKLLFEAATQMAADTLNELSDALVPNREGKASTFEAIAQSVHLPIHETGLFDAMNPVPGIDAGLAFNEAAFRLRSTADEYFSTAVPGKTCAYLMALSTNTDAYIPEFAQVKAKVEPLAQANALQAALNQRAADLHQFLQAGLNNKRSFAALAKEKSMNVSTTEYFSASAAPDAVSSSEILGDITLRNAGELSEVLPATSGLMIAYIVDRRPAGQAELGSIQNQVYMNTSRRRSRIIFNDWEKSLVSGERMKDKYKPEDIQDIPASDEQDKSN, encoded by the coding sequence ATGATGATCATGAAGTTCAATAAGATGATCCGCAACAAGGTGGTGTGGTGGATTATTGGCGGTATTGTCATTATTACGTTCGTTGGCTGGTTCAGTCCCCGGGGGGGGTGTGATCGCGCCCGGCCGGCCAATGACATCGGCAGTCTGGATGGCAAGCCCGTGACCGATGCCGAATTGCGGCATGCCCGGTTCAACACCTACCTCAATGTCTGCCTGATGATGGGCCGTATCCCCACCATCACCCCCATGATGGACCGGGAGCTCCGGTCGATGGCCTGGCGCCGGATTGCCGCACTGCGGGCGGCACAGGAATTGAAGCTGACGGCCTCGTTGGAAGAGGTGCTCGCGGCCATTACCACCGATCCTCAGTTCCAGGACGAAGGCCGGTTCAATCCCCAGCGGTATCAGGTGTTTTGTCGCGATGCCCTCAGCCGGTTGAACGCCACCCCTCAACAATTCGAACAGCAACTCAGGGAAAACATCATCCTCCAGAAGCTGCACAACATCACGGCCTCCGCCATCTGGCTGTCGCCCAGTGAACTCAGGCGGATGGCCTCCCGCTACGCGGACTCATTCAAACTGGAGTATGTGAACATCGCCACCAACCTGATTCCCGCCACGGCCGTCACCCTGACGGACCGGAATCTCAACTCATACTACACAGCCCATTCCAATGAATTCCTGGTCCCGGCCAAAGTCAGCGTTCGCTATCTCCAGTTGCCCATCTCCAACTACCTGTCCAAGGTAACCGACAAGGTGGATACCAACACGGTCGAGGATTACTACCTCGCCCATACCGATGACTACAGCACCACCGGCACCAATGACGTCAAGGTGGTGAAGCCGTTGGAGGCGGTGTCGCAGGAGATCTCCAATAAACTGCTGTTCGAGGCCGCCACGCAAATGGCTGCCGACACCCTCAATGAACTCAGTGATGCCCTGGTGCCGAATCGCGAAGGCAAAGCCTCCACGTTTGAGGCCATTGCGCAAAGCGTCCATCTCCCCATCCACGAGACCGGCCTGTTTGACGCCATGAATCCGGTGCCGGGCATCGATGCCGGCCTCGCCTTCAACGAAGCCGCCTTCCGGCTGCGCTCCACCGCGGATGAGTATTTCAGCACGGCCGTCCCCGGGAAGACCTGTGCCTACCTGATGGCGCTGAGCACCAATACCGATGCCTATATTCCCGAGTTCGCGCAGGTCAAGGCGAAGGTTGAACCTCTGGCGCAGGCCAATGCCCTCCAGGCCGCCCTGAACCAGCGGGCCGCCGATCTTCACCAGTTCCTGCAGGCCGGCCTGAACAACAAACGGTCGTTCGCCGCCCTGGCCAAGGAAAAATCGATGAATGTCTCCACCACGGAATACTTCTCGGCTTCCGCAGCCCCCGATGCCGTCAGCTCGTCTGAAATTCTCGGGGATATCACCTTGCGGAACGCCGGTGAATTGAGCGAGGTCCTGCCAGCTACCAGCGGCTTGATGATCGCGTATATTGTAGATCGCCGTCCGGCTGGCCAGGCTGAGCTCGGCTCCATTCAAAACCAGGTGTACATGAATACGAGCCGCCGTCGCTCGCGCATCATCTTCAACGACTGGGAAAAATCCCTCGTTTCCGGAGAGCGGATGAAAGATAAATACAAGCCTGAAGACATTCAGGACATCCCCGCCTCTGATGAACAGGATAAATCTAACTGA
- the deoC gene encoding deoxyribose-phosphate aldolase, which produces MNRINLTDSGRCLAAMIDHTLLKPEGTARDVERLCEEAIAYGFAAVCVNPWLLPTAVHALSGTPTILPCTVIGFPLGATTPASKAFEAGEAASAGAREVDMVLAIGALKQKAYETVLSDIRAVVRAAGSSCSVKVILEICLLNDEEKVRACQLAVEAGAHFVKTSTGFSTGGATLHDVRLMRTTVGSRAGVKASGGIRTLAEAEAMIAAGANRLGTSAGIRLVTTP; this is translated from the coding sequence ATGAACAGGATAAATCTAACTGACTCCGGGCGGTGTCTTGCCGCCATGATTGATCACACCCTCCTTAAGCCGGAGGGCACCGCCCGCGATGTTGAACGACTCTGTGAAGAGGCCATCGCATACGGGTTTGCCGCAGTCTGCGTCAATCCCTGGCTGCTCCCCACGGCGGTGCACGCCCTGTCGGGCACTCCCACCATCCTCCCCTGCACGGTCATCGGGTTTCCGCTCGGAGCCACCACCCCGGCCAGCAAAGCCTTTGAAGCCGGTGAAGCCGCCTCGGCCGGAGCGCGTGAAGTTGATATGGTGCTGGCCATCGGCGCCCTCAAGCAGAAAGCCTATGAAACGGTCCTGTCGGATATCCGTGCCGTCGTCCGGGCGGCCGGCTCGTCCTGCTCCGTCAAAGTCATTCTCGAAATCTGCCTGTTGAATGATGAGGAAAAAGTGAGGGCCTGCCAGCTGGCCGTGGAGGCCGGCGCCCATTTCGTCAAAACCTCCACCGGCTTCAGCACCGGCGGCGCCACCCTTCATGATGTGAGATTGATGCGCACCACCGTGGGATCCCGTGCCGGCGTGAAAGCCAGCGGCGGAATTCGAACGCTGGCGGAGGCGGAAGCCATGATCGCCGCAGGCGCCAACCGGCTCGGAACCAGCGCCGGCATCCGCCTGGTCACCACGCCATGA
- a CDS encoding phosphopentomutase encodes MKAFLIVLDSVGIGAAPDAGAYGDTGANTLAHIGQAVGGLRLPTLQSLGLGNIPPLLPGGLAIPGVAAVSPARGGFGAMRERSQGKDTTTGHWEMAGLLMEKGFHLFPQTAPSFPAPLIQEFERRTGRKTIGNKAANGIAIINELGAQQLKEGSWIVYTSGDSVFQIAAHEGVIPLPELYEGCRIARELCDPYVVGRVIARPYIGQPGAFTRTENRRDFSYPLPGPTVLNRLSESGLPVITVGKLDDIFSGSGVTRSFHVENNPDAEAAILKLAGQPDSFFCFANLIDFDMLYGHRRDAAGYASALEQADRFLGELLPKLTDTDLLLITADHGNDPTFKGSDHTREFVPLLTYGAGQTNAALGIRDGFYDVAQTLAAYFKIPAMPRGVSFL; translated from the coding sequence ATGAAAGCCTTTCTCATCGTATTGGATTCAGTTGGCATCGGGGCCGCGCCCGATGCCGGCGCCTACGGTGACACCGGGGCTAACACCCTGGCCCATATCGGACAGGCGGTTGGCGGACTCCGCCTCCCCACCCTGCAATCGCTCGGACTGGGGAATATTCCCCCGCTCCTGCCGGGTGGCCTCGCCATTCCGGGCGTCGCCGCTGTTTCACCCGCAAGGGGTGGCTTCGGGGCCATGCGGGAGCGGTCACAAGGCAAGGACACCACCACCGGCCATTGGGAAATGGCCGGACTCCTGATGGAAAAGGGGTTTCATTTATTCCCCCAAACGGCCCCTTCGTTCCCGGCCCCCCTGATTCAGGAATTTGAACGCCGTACTGGCCGCAAAACCATCGGGAACAAGGCAGCCAACGGGATCGCCATCATCAACGAACTGGGCGCCCAACAACTCAAGGAAGGGTCCTGGATCGTCTATACCAGTGGGGATTCAGTCTTTCAGATTGCCGCTCATGAGGGAGTCATTCCCCTGCCGGAACTTTACGAAGGCTGCCGGATCGCCCGGGAATTATGCGATCCCTACGTGGTGGGCAGGGTGATCGCCCGCCCCTATATCGGTCAGCCGGGTGCCTTCACACGGACCGAAAACCGCCGGGATTTCTCCTATCCCCTGCCCGGGCCCACCGTCCTCAACCGGCTGTCCGAGAGCGGCCTTCCTGTCATTACCGTCGGCAAGCTGGATGATATTTTCAGCGGCAGCGGCGTCACCCGTTCGTTTCATGTGGAAAATAACCCGGATGCTGAAGCGGCCATCTTGAAACTCGCCGGCCAGCCGGACTCCTTTTTCTGTTTTGCCAACCTGATTGATTTCGACATGCTTTACGGACACCGGCGTGATGCGGCCGGCTACGCCTCCGCGCTGGAGCAGGCGGACCGCTTTCTGGGGGAACTCCTGCCCAAGTTGACCGATACCGATCTGTTGCTCATCACGGCCGACCATGGCAATGATCCCACCTTCAAAGGATCCGACCATACCCGTGAATTTGTTCCCCTGCTCACCTACGGGGCCGGCCAGACAAATGCCGCCCTGGGGATCCGCGATGGATTCTATGATGTGGCGCAGACCCTGGCGGCCTATTTCAAGATTCCCGCCATGCCACGCGGCGTCAGTTTCCTTTGA
- a CDS encoding serine/threonine-protein kinase, with translation MTNDTELSDTVVDVAAQEVSLPMVPGTAPHMTLGQLTENYEAIIRVKGIYYPAAYQFLKELGRGRQGIVFLGLRQGARGCVTRHAIKLFNPAIYPSPELYWTDMGRIAIQTSRLQAMQSPNLVSRDSYEETCGIGYLQMDGIDGVDMKQFLDGAHLATTRARSTSEEWARFTDVIFRLDGRKVCVQPGVAIYIMRMMLRGMEALNSAGFVHCDIKPGNVMIDRLGYVKLVDFGRAVLMGEKSNWLLGTPIYMAPEIHERKPPQIQSDIFSAGLVCLEMLRGESICDPALDEDELLRFKLKLAERLPGFLPDYVRQNDRLVHTLRKMLAADPADRFSSVSEVDSGPDGLLHVHKQLVHAGKDSEYGRELESYLSKFAT, from the coding sequence ATGACGAATGACACGGAGTTATCGGATACCGTGGTGGATGTAGCCGCGCAAGAAGTTAGTTTGCCGATGGTGCCGGGAACTGCTCCCCATATGACGCTGGGGCAACTGACTGAAAATTACGAAGCCATCATCCGGGTTAAGGGGATCTATTATCCTGCGGCGTATCAATTTCTAAAGGAATTGGGACGCGGGCGGCAGGGGATCGTTTTTCTGGGGTTACGACAGGGCGCCCGGGGGTGTGTGACCCGCCACGCCATCAAGTTGTTCAATCCTGCCATCTATCCGAGCCCTGAGTTGTACTGGACTGATATGGGCCGGATCGCGATCCAGACGTCACGCCTCCAGGCCATGCAGAGCCCCAATCTGGTCTCCCGCGACAGTTATGAAGAGACCTGCGGGATCGGCTATCTCCAGATGGATGGTATCGATGGCGTGGATATGAAGCAGTTCCTGGATGGCGCCCATCTCGCGACCACCCGGGCCCGGAGCACTTCGGAGGAATGGGCCCGCTTCACCGATGTGATCTTCAGGCTCGATGGCCGCAAGGTGTGTGTGCAACCCGGGGTCGCCATCTATATTATGCGGATGATGTTGCGCGGAATGGAGGCCCTGAACTCTGCAGGGTTTGTCCATTGCGATATCAAGCCGGGTAACGTGATGATCGATCGATTGGGTTACGTGAAGCTCGTCGATTTCGGACGGGCGGTGCTGATGGGCGAGAAATCCAACTGGCTGCTGGGCACGCCCATCTACATGGCCCCCGAGATCCATGAACGGAAACCGCCCCAGATCCAGTCGGACATCTTCAGTGCCGGTCTGGTCTGTCTGGAAATGCTACGGGGCGAATCCATTTGTGATCCGGCACTGGATGAGGATGAACTGTTACGGTTCAAACTGAAACTGGCTGAACGCCTGCCGGGCTTTTTGCCTGATTACGTTAGACAGAACGACCGGTTGGTTCATACCTTGCGTAAAATGTTGGCAGCGGATCCCGCGGATCGCTTCAGTTCTGTCAGTGAGGTGGATTCCGGACCTGATGGCTTGCTGCATGTTCATAAACAACTGGTTCATGCCGGTAAGGATTCCGAATACGGGCGTGAATTGGAGTCCTACCTGTCTAAATTCGCGACGTGA